A window of Methylomagnum ishizawai contains these coding sequences:
- a CDS encoding efflux RND transporter permease subunit has product MKLIPWFAANPVAANLLMLLIWLGGGFGLTTLEREVYPRFSPHQFEVEASYPGAGPEEVEAAVCVPLEEGIHDVSGIKRLVTTVFEGSCQIRVEVLPDHNREALMSAVQARVQSIPGLPRSLERIEVRESTRDDDNGVIWVALYGPVDPLALKRYGERIRADLAALPGVSKTVDYGRMAYEIAVLAQPDKLLQYGLSPRELAEAVRQSSLDLAGGAVRTPAGELLLRVKGRAERAEALGELVLRTRPDGGRVLLKDVAEVRDGLDERWFQWRHDGQPAQGWEIHAGGDAIEVARRVKDYVARQAGQLPEGLHLKTWWDDSEAYEERVRTLVEDGVSGFLLVCLVLTLFLRLRVAVWAGLGILTSVLGALWFMPVLDVSLNMLSLFGFLLAMGILVDDAIIIGESVHAEQATGKLAPLDAAIQGARSVALPVTLSVLIALVAFLPGLFLPGWGGQMMRPICLVMILTLVFSLAEALFILPAHLAATPSGATRPGRVERWRAGLNRRLDRFVASFYTPFLARAIAWRYLALALFIVLPLLSAALVAGGYLRLSLSPDVTKDSFWVRLTVPPGAPPDGIRRAAARVEQALFDYRDELERAEGLSVLVGQETMIWEQEAGLWLELSPAARQRLGVEDFVREWRRRIGDLGQARIDFIYREGDVPYDIQLDLSAPDPAALTAGAEALKQRLAAYPGVSDVMDSAVPGKPEVRLVLKPEAERLGLRLADLAEQVRAAYYGEEAQRLRRGRNEVKVVVRYPPEARRSLDALLTLPVRLPAGGQAPLSALAEVSFAPGYAQLNRRDRRRVLEVVARVDPQHADANALYAELENTVLPELSRRYPGLRAEIGQERREQETMLAGLWHNAGIALAVIYVLIAATFRSYAQPLIFLFAVPVAWSGAVLAHALAGLPLSMESLVGMIAASGVVVNDSLVLLDHIEAVGDKPEAGNPQQEAPSGQRHASSFVQAACAARFRPIFLAFLTNFAGFLPTLLETSAQAQFLVPMTLSLAAGLLFGMAASLVLTPVAYAILQDFQGKP; this is encoded by the coding sequence ATGAAGCTCATCCCCTGGTTCGCCGCCAACCCGGTGGCCGCGAACCTCCTGATGCTGCTGATCTGGCTGGGCGGCGGATTCGGCCTCACGACCCTGGAGCGGGAGGTCTATCCCCGCTTCAGCCCGCACCAGTTCGAAGTCGAGGCCAGCTATCCGGGGGCCGGTCCCGAGGAAGTGGAAGCGGCGGTCTGCGTGCCGCTCGAAGAGGGCATCCATGATGTGTCCGGCATCAAGCGCTTAGTCACCACGGTGTTCGAGGGCAGTTGCCAAATCCGGGTCGAGGTGCTGCCGGACCATAACCGCGAGGCGCTGATGAGCGCGGTCCAGGCCAGGGTCCAGTCCATTCCCGGCCTGCCGCGCTCGTTGGAACGGATCGAAGTCCGGGAATCGACCCGCGACGACGACAACGGGGTGATCTGGGTGGCTTTGTACGGCCCGGTCGATCCCCTGGCGCTCAAACGCTATGGCGAGCGCATCCGGGCCGATCTCGCGGCCCTGCCCGGCGTGTCCAAGACCGTGGATTACGGCAGGATGGCCTATGAAATCGCCGTCTTGGCCCAGCCCGACAAGCTGTTGCAATACGGTCTTTCGCCACGGGAGCTGGCCGAGGCGGTACGGCAATCTTCCCTGGATTTGGCGGGCGGCGCGGTGCGGACCCCGGCGGGCGAATTGCTGCTGCGGGTCAAGGGCCGGGCCGAGCGGGCCGAAGCCCTGGGCGAATTGGTGTTGCGGACCCGCCCGGACGGCGGGCGGGTGCTGCTCAAGGACGTGGCCGAGGTCCGCGACGGCCTGGACGAACGCTGGTTCCAATGGCGACACGACGGCCAACCGGCCCAGGGCTGGGAAATCCACGCCGGGGGCGATGCCATCGAGGTGGCGCGGCGGGTCAAGGACTATGTGGCGCGGCAAGCCGGGCAACTGCCCGAGGGGTTGCACCTCAAGACCTGGTGGGACGATTCCGAAGCCTACGAGGAGCGGGTGCGGACCCTGGTGGAAGACGGGGTGAGCGGCTTCCTGCTGGTGTGCTTGGTGTTGACCCTGTTCTTGCGGCTGCGGGTCGCGGTCTGGGCCGGGCTGGGCATCCTGACCTCGGTGCTGGGCGCGTTGTGGTTCATGCCGGTGTTGGATGTCTCGCTCAACATGTTGTCGCTGTTCGGCTTCCTGCTGGCGATGGGGATATTGGTGGACGACGCCATCATCATCGGCGAGAGCGTCCATGCCGAGCAGGCGACCGGGAAACTCGCCCCGCTGGACGCCGCGATCCAGGGGGCGCGTTCCGTGGCCTTGCCGGTGACGCTGTCGGTCTTGATCGCCCTGGTGGCCTTTCTCCCAGGACTGTTCCTGCCGGGTTGGGGTGGGCAGATGATGCGGCCCATCTGTCTGGTGATGATCCTGACCTTGGTGTTTTCCCTGGCCGAAGCCCTGTTCATCCTGCCCGCCCATTTGGCCGCGACCCCAAGCGGGGCCACCCGGCCCGGTCGGGTGGAGCGCTGGCGGGCCGGGCTCAACCGCAGGCTGGACCGCTTCGTCGCAAGCTTTTACACCCCGTTCCTGGCGCGGGCCATCGCTTGGCGCTATCTGGCCTTGGCGCTGTTCATCGTCCTGCCCTTGCTGAGCGCCGCCCTGGTGGCGGGCGGCTATCTGCGCCTGTCGCTCAGCCCGGATGTCACCAAGGATTCATTCTGGGTACGCCTGACCGTGCCGCCCGGTGCGCCGCCGGACGGTATCCGCCGGGCGGCGGCGCGGGTGGAACAGGCTTTGTTCGACTACCGCGATGAATTGGAGCGGGCGGAAGGACTCTCCGTCCTGGTCGGCCAGGAAACCATGATCTGGGAACAGGAGGCCGGATTGTGGCTGGAACTCTCGCCGGCGGCGCGGCAACGGCTGGGGGTCGAGGATTTCGTGCGGGAATGGCGGCGGCGCATCGGCGACCTGGGGCAGGCGCGGATCGATTTCATCTACCGCGAAGGCGATGTGCCCTACGACATCCAACTGGACCTGAGCGCCCCCGACCCCGCAGCCCTGACGGCGGGGGCCGAGGCATTGAAACAGCGACTCGCGGCCTATCCGGGGGTGTCCGATGTCATGGATTCCGCCGTGCCCGGCAAGCCGGAAGTCCGCCTCGTCTTGAAGCCGGAAGCCGAGCGGTTGGGGTTGCGTCTCGCCGATCTCGCCGAACAGGTCCGCGCCGCCTATTACGGCGAGGAAGCCCAGCGCCTGCGGCGGGGCCGCAACGAGGTCAAGGTGGTGGTGCGTTATCCGCCCGAGGCGCGGCGCTCGCTGGATGCCCTGCTGACCCTGCCGGTCCGGTTGCCGGCAGGAGGGCAAGCGCCCCTGTCGGCCTTGGCCGAGGTGTCGTTCGCGCCGGGCTACGCCCAGTTGAACCGCCGAGACCGGCGGCGCGTGTTGGAGGTGGTGGCGCGGGTGGACCCGCAACACGCCGACGCCAACGCCCTCTATGCCGAGTTGGAAAACACCGTGCTGCCCGAATTGTCGCGGCGCTACCCCGGACTCCGCGCCGAGATCGGCCAGGAACGGCGCGAACAGGAAACCATGTTGGCGGGACTCTGGCACAACGCCGGCATCGCGCTGGCGGTGATCTACGTCCTGATCGCCGCGACCTTCCGTTCCTACGCCCAGCCTTTGATCTTCCTGTTCGCCGTGCCGGTGGCCTGGAGCGGGGCGGTGCTGGCCCACGCCCTGGCCGGGCTGCCGCTGTCGATGGAATCCTTGGTCGGGATGATCGCGGCCAGCGGCGTGGTGGTGAACGATAGCCTGGTGCTGCTCGACCATATCGAGGCCGTGGGCGATAAGCCGGAGGCTGGAAACCCGCAACAAGAAGCGCCAAGCGGGCAGCGCCATGCCTCAAGCTTCGTCCAAGCCGCCTGCGCCGCCCGGTTCCGCCCGATCTTCCTGGCCTTCCTCACCAATTTCGCCGGTTTCCTCCCCACCTTGCTGGAAACCAGCGCCCAGGCCCAGTTCCTGGTACCCATGACTTTGTCGCTGGCGGCGGGCTTGCTGTTCGGCATGGCCGCCAGCCTGGTGTTGACCCCGGTGGCCTATGCCATCCTCCAGGATTTCCAGGGCAAACCGTAA
- a CDS encoding efflux transporter outer membrane subunit yields MRIKFRFAIRTAGGFSKTPLILALGLLAACATPPERDPARTAHRVPARWSNPAALAGAVRPWLRAFASPELDGLVGTALVGNFDLKAVAARVAQARAQVRIAGAERLPQVELAPGFQHLGLVGNGEVAGNFWELPFNLSWELDLWGRIRSTRQAAESEALAAGSDLEGAALSLGARTVQACFELAETRQQVGVVEQSIAERQAVVELVRGRFQLGLGSGLDLSLAATDLNDAEAQLAEARDRQQAAARRLETLLGRYPAAALRHCADLPELPAALPVGLPAELLARRPDLKAAFARLRALDSRLDSAEKALLPRVALTAAGGTFGTALGELVDPRAIGWNLAMGLAQPLFTGGRLSAEIDLAGAQVEEALQLYREAALNAFREVEQALAAERWLSEREHALTATLARTETSRKLAIDAYRNGTVEILPLLDSYRSTLNARSALLSARRQLLQNRVGLYLALGGAA; encoded by the coding sequence ATGCGGATTAAGTTCCGGTTCGCTATCCGCACCGCTGGCGGATTCTCCAAAACCCCGCTCATTTTGGCGCTGGGCCTGCTCGCCGCCTGCGCCACGCCCCCGGAACGCGACCCGGCCCGGACGGCCCACAGGGTCCCGGCCCGCTGGTCGAATCCGGCGGCGCTGGCGGGTGCGGTGCGGCCCTGGCTGCGTGCCTTCGCCTCCCCCGAGCTGGACGGCTTGGTCGGCACCGCCCTGGTCGGCAATTTCGACCTCAAGGCGGTGGCGGCGCGGGTGGCGCAAGCCCGCGCCCAGGTCCGCATCGCGGGCGCGGAGCGCTTGCCCCAGGTCGAACTCGCGCCCGGTTTCCAGCATCTAGGGCTGGTCGGCAATGGCGAAGTGGCGGGCAACTTCTGGGAACTGCCCTTCAACCTGTCTTGGGAACTGGACCTGTGGGGCCGTATCCGCTCGACCCGGCAAGCCGCCGAGTCCGAGGCGCTGGCGGCGGGTTCCGACCTGGAAGGCGCGGCGCTGTCCCTGGGCGCCCGCACGGTGCAAGCATGTTTCGAGCTGGCCGAAACCCGCCAGCAGGTGGGGGTGGTGGAGCAATCCATCGCCGAGCGGCAGGCGGTGGTCGAACTGGTGCGCGGGCGTTTCCAACTGGGCCTGGGCAGCGGGCTGGACCTCAGCCTCGCCGCCACCGACCTCAACGACGCCGAGGCGCAACTGGCCGAGGCCCGCGACCGCCAACAAGCCGCGGCGCGGCGCTTGGAAACCCTGCTGGGCCGCTATCCCGCCGCCGCCTTGCGCCACTGCGCCGACCTGCCGGAGTTGCCCGCCGCCCTGCCCGTCGGGCTGCCCGCCGAACTGCTGGCCCGCCGCCCCGACCTCAAGGCCGCTTTCGCCCGCCTGCGCGCCCTGGATTCCCGCCTCGACAGCGCCGAGAAAGCCCTGTTGCCCAGGGTGGCGCTGACCGCTGCCGGTGGCACTTTCGGGACCGCGCTGGGAGAACTGGTCGATCCCCGCGCCATTGGTTGGAATCTGGCGATGGGTTTGGCCCAGCCGCTGTTCACCGGGGGACGGCTGAGCGCCGAGATCGATCTGGCCGGTGCCCAAGTGGAAGAAGCCTTGCAGCTTTACCGCGAAGCCGCGCTGAACGCCTTCCGCGAGGTGGAGCAAGCCCTGGCCGCCGAGCGCTGGCTGTCGGAGCGCGAACACGCCCTGACCGCAACCCTGGCCCGCACCGAAACCAGCCGCAAGCTCGCCATCGATGCCTACCGCAACGGCACGGTGGAAATCCTGCCCCTGCTGGACAGCTACCGCAGCACCTTGAACGCCCGTAGCGCCCTGCTCTCGGCCCGGCGGCAACTGTTGCAGAACCGCGTCGGCCTGTACCTGGCCTTGGGAGGGGCGGCGTGA
- a CDS encoding efflux RND transporter periplasmic adaptor subunit yields the protein MKLWKILLPLAVLLGGIAAAAAIVAHGPALEAKPSASAPPTVRVLVAQPETVRLDVHTQGVVQARTEIDLAAEVSGKVVWVHPGLVVGGYFEAGEVLLSIDPRDYDNAIIKAQARMAEAQRGIAQEQAAVRQAQGEWKVLGEGQPTPLALHEPQMAEARARLKEAEAELADARLRRARCDLRAPFAGQVREKRVGIGQSLAVGDKLARVYSVDVAEIRLPLAPDQLAYLDLPENGPGRARRPGPKVVLSTRNGGEVQRWEGEIIRTEGVMEEGTGVLFAVAAVRDPYGYAGRGGGRPPLRIGQFVQAEIEGRARADVYALPQGVLNAAQEALLVDAADRLRVRRLEVLRSEPERVLVRGGLTAGERVVVSGVEVPVAGMAVQVEP from the coding sequence GTGAAGCTTTGGAAAATCCTGTTGCCGCTGGCGGTGCTGCTGGGCGGGATCGCCGCCGCCGCCGCCATCGTCGCCCATGGCCCGGCCCTGGAAGCCAAGCCATCCGCCAGCGCACCGCCAACGGTGCGCGTCCTGGTTGCCCAACCGGAAACCGTGCGGCTGGATGTCCACACCCAGGGCGTGGTCCAGGCCCGCACCGAGATCGATCTGGCCGCCGAGGTTTCCGGCAAGGTGGTGTGGGTCCATCCCGGCCTGGTGGTGGGCGGTTATTTCGAGGCGGGGGAAGTCCTGTTGTCCATCGATCCCCGCGACTATGACAACGCCATCATCAAGGCCCAGGCGCGGATGGCCGAGGCCCAGCGCGGCATCGCCCAGGAGCAAGCCGCCGTCCGCCAGGCCCAGGGCGAATGGAAGGTGCTGGGCGAAGGCCAGCCCACGCCCCTGGCCCTGCACGAGCCGCAAATGGCCGAGGCCCGCGCCCGCCTCAAGGAAGCCGAGGCCGAACTGGCCGACGCCCGTCTGCGGCGGGCGCGTTGCGATTTGCGGGCGCCCTTCGCCGGGCAGGTGCGGGAAAAGCGGGTGGGCATCGGCCAATCCCTGGCCGTCGGCGACAAGCTGGCACGGGTGTATTCGGTGGACGTGGCGGAAATCCGCCTGCCTTTGGCTCCCGACCAACTCGCCTATCTGGACCTGCCGGAGAACGGGCCGGGCCGCGCCCGCCGTCCCGGCCCCAAGGTCGTCCTCAGCACCCGCAATGGCGGCGAGGTCCAGCGCTGGGAAGGCGAAATCATCCGCACCGAGGGCGTGATGGAAGAAGGCACCGGCGTGCTGTTCGCGGTGGCCGCGGTGCGCGATCCCTACGGCTATGCCGGGCGCGGCGGCGGACGCCCACCGCTGCGGATCGGCCAGTTCGTGCAGGCCGAAATCGAAGGCCGGGCGCGGGCGGATGTGTACGCCTTACCGCAGGGCGTCCTCAATGCCGCGCAGGAAGCGCTACTGGTGGATGCCGCCGACCGCCTGCGCGTGCGCCGCCTGGAAGTGCTGCGTAGCGAACCGGAACGGGTGCTGGTCCGGGGCGGCTTGACGGCGGGCGAGCGGGTGGTGGTGTCGGGGGTGGAAGTGCCGGTGGCAGGGATGGCGGTGCAGGTGGAGCCATGA